From the Acomys russatus chromosome 8, mAcoRus1.1, whole genome shotgun sequence genome, the window TGGGAATGTGATGAGTGTGGAAGGAGATGAGAGACTGTGATTTATCTGCAGACTGAGGCCACAATTTTAAGACCAAATACAACATTTTTCAATAcgaaaagaaaacactttgaaGGGAATTTTTACAGAATGTACAAACACGTCAGGCACTATCTGAGCATAGTTAATATAACATTTGACGAGAACCCAACAATTAAAATTTTGCCTTTCTTTACTATGTTATTTTCACGTGAGCTGTCATCTCATTTCTTTTGACTATCTTTAAGTTCTACTCTCAAAATCTAGTGAATTCTTTCCTTTAATTTAACATTTTGAGAtcataattacaacatttctcccttccctttctttctttcaactccTCCCATAGACCCTTCCCGGATCTCACTCAAATTCCTAGATTCTTCCTGCAGCTATGCAGAAACCCatagccaaaaagaaaagaaaaggaaaaaaaaaaaaaaaaaaaaaaaaaaaaaaaaaaggctgagctCGGGGAGGTTTGTGGAAGACtagaaggaaggatagagagagctGGAGGGGGTCAAAGACACAActagaagacctacagaataaactaacctgagcccaaagaacatgcatgggctggcCCTAGATCCCCACACATATGTAGGAGATGTGCAGCTTGGacttcatgtgggtgccctaatAATGAGAataggggctctctctgactctgttgcctgcctctgaatccctttctcctacctgggctgccttaaCTGGCCTCAGTGCGAGAAgatgcttagtcctgctgagacttgaggtgccGGGGTGGGTTGTTACCTCTTTGGGGGCGGGCTTCCTTTCATGAGGGTAgaactgggaggggaggagtgaggaggCTGAAATTAGGCTGtagaatgattaaataaataaaacttatgaAAAAATTCAtggcctgttttttttgtttgtttattttgttttattttaccgTGTCCGTCCTGTCGTCGGCAGCAGCGAGCCACCACTATTCTGAAGCACCTtagccaccaccactgctaccTGGCTCGGCCACAGAGCCCTAGCTCCGGCTGCCACCTGGCCGGGTGCCAGCCGCCCAAGCTAAGAGAGTTGTAACACTTAGAACCGGAGAGGAGGTCCTCTCTCCCCCGGCCTGGGGCACCCACACACCCAGCTCGAGTtgtcgtgggggggggggggcggatgtGATGTAGGATGGAAGTGAGAACCTGCAGTGTCACCTTAcgggtctgatttttttttttttgagccatagtttctctatgtagccttggctgtctggactcactttgtagaccaggctggcctcgaactcacagagatctgcctgcctctgcctcccgagtgctgggattaaaggcgtttgccaccacccCTGGCGGGGGTCCGTATTTGTACAGAAGCATTAGACATTGGCGTTTTCCAGTGACAGGGTGTAAAGATagtttctctaaaacaaacaaacaaacaaacaaacaaacaaaaaactgataaAACAGTTGATTTGATTGAAAACAGACTGGTTTGAAACAAGAACAAGTTTCCCACCTCATCAGTTCCGTGGCAGTTTTGCTGTGGCACTGTCCGTGTGCCCCAGACAATCCACTGTTCCTTCCACTTTCTAGTCTCCTTAACACACTCATTTACACAGACACAGCCTCTGGGAATGCTTACCGAAAGAACTGGCATTGGCACAAGATGCATCAAGACAAAcctctcagcacaaaggagatttatttgttcCAGAGGTCAgggaataaaagacaaagacaggcgACAGAGGACAAGGGATAAGGAGGAAGTAACGGGGAAGGCAAGGCCTGCAAGAGCCGTGTTTGCCACACAGGCCCGCTAGAGCCCTTCACtcactgttgtttctttttcctccttttcttccactttgtcctcctcctcctccttctgagaaagggtttccttgtgtaacagccctggatatcctagaatttgttttatagatcaagctggccttgaactcgtagagatctgcctgcctctgtcttccaagagctggaattaaagatgtgtgccaccacatttttctttctttctttctttttttctttcttctagagggacagaacatgaagttgggtgggtatgTTAGGTAGCTGGGGGAGGAggatgaatatgattaaaatatgtgagttttttttttaaagaataagtaaaacattagtaaaataaaatttaaaacagttttaagCATCCATTAGTATGCCTGGCAGATCATGCATTTCTaggaagctatttttattttatatttgcaaatttattctataaaaacatattttagttAGGATGTTTAGCATTTTTACAAAATTTCTGCATCATTCATACTTGAATGAAGtctctatttttaataattctttggGTATATCAGTAGTTTCCACTGGAGTCAGGGAAGGTTTTCAGTATCCCTAATGATTAGCAAACAAGAGAAAAACTTGATGGAACGGACAGATTTAAGAACTGCAATGTTGTATTTGATGGATAAATTAGCCAACAAAAAGGTTAAAATCCTTTAGTATTTCATCATGTAGATCATCATTCATAACCACAGAGTGACAAACCATCAAAACACAGATTACTTAGGAAAGAGAATTAAATTCTAAAATGACTAATATTGAATAAGAACTTTTCTGACTAGAGAGTAGGATGTTCTGTGGAAACACATAGCTAAGAATAATATCTTAAAAGAGCTAAATATCATGATATGagataaaaaatacatacaaatgcacacagctTACTTCCCACCAGTTTTCCTACTGAATAAAAGACAGCTTAAGATTTTGCTTTGGAACCAAGAAATCTGACAATGTTAAATAAAggttactttatgtgtatgaattttcACTCTTAGAATTGATTGGACATATCCAAAATTATAACTAAATTATATTGTCACATTCATGAATGTTCCTATAGTTTATTAGAATTGGTCCCGTAGCTTAGCTACTAGAAGTACATTTAGCATAAGTTCTTTATGAACTATTTTGATACATTAAGTATAAATTCATTAAGTATAAATTTTCTTTGGATATTTAAGATTTTCAACAATTTTTACCTCATTTATATGTGACTACCAtctctatattttattaatagtaTGATGATATTAGTATTTCTCTAATACtaagcaaaataagaaatgatattacagagaaaattttaatttgataGGCATTTTAAATAACTGTCGTATATAATGGATAAGTTAGAAAAATCTAGGAGAAGAGTTAAAACTCTTGGAAATTACTTTATGAAGAATATAATTTCAAGTTCAAATAGTTGTACAAGTCATTTTGAAGCTACTCTCATTCAGATAATGATTATGACTAAATGTCTaaagataaatcttaaaattttgttgactaaaaaataatttgtatgaaTACAGatcataaaataaagtgaagttAAAACTACCCAGAACTGTCCAGTTTGATTCAAAAGAAtggaatttttaagaaaagattaatCAGAAAAGAACTTGTAATGTCTTTGAGATTTTACTTTATGGTTTGAGATCAATGGTTTTGTCAATGATTGATAAAAATCTCCCTTTACACAtgctgacttttgttttgtttttttgagacagggtttctctgtgtagccttggctgtcctggacttgctttgtagaccaggctggccttgaactcacagacatccacccacctctgcctcctgaatgctgggattaaacgcctACACCAACATGCCTGGCCCCACATGTTGAGTTGTTTTTTTAGCATGTGTGGGAATTGCCAAGAACTGAGTAGTTATGTGACTTTAATACAACTAGTCtctaagatcttttttttttaacaagcagAATTGTTTATCAAGCAATATTCATATATTGTCTTTGACATTTATAGTGCATATTCATTTTACAAGGCCTGTTGTGACCTCTGTTTgctgtttttaagaaaattattatcatgacatacatacaaacacacgtAAATTACTCTGAGCCAGGAACATATAAGGGTACATAACTTCAGATTGTTGCTATGTGTTTAGCTTAGATGTCTCTAAGATTTTGAAGTAAACTTTAGCAGTTCCATTCCTTCTGAACTAATTTGAATAActtgtatttctatttcttaatgTTTTAATTGCAAGGTTGTGTTTCTccgcattttaaaaaaatgtccataGATTTATAGAAAGTTCAAGTTACTTTTCAAAGGAGCTGTTTCAGAATGTTACAGTTGTCTCTTCATTGTCCTTTTCATCACATGAATTACTTCCTTATTTCTCAGACTGTAAATGAAGGGGTTTAATAAAGGAATTACTAGAGTGTAAAAAATAGCAACAGGTACGTCTTTATACTCTTCATTAACTGAACTCGGTCGAATATACATGTAGAGAAGGGAGCCATAGAATATTGACACAGACAAAAAGTGGGATGCACACGTAGCTAAAGCTTTGCTTCTTCCCTCTTTGGACTTCATTGTGAATATAGTAAAAAGGATATATAGATAAGATATCAGGACGATTGTAATGGTAAAGGTTTGAATTGAACCAGAAAAGATGAGTATCATCAATTCATTGAGATAAGGGTCAACACATGAGAGTCTATATAACGGGAGGACATCACAAAAAAAGTGCTTGATTACATGTGACCTACAGAAAGTTAACCTGAACAAGAACCCTATGTGAATCATGGAATGCAGGTTTCCTGCTATGTAGGCTCCTGTGGTCATCTGAAGGCAGAGCTTCTTGGACATCATGGTGTGGTACTGCAGTGGGTTGCatatggccacatagcggtcataagCCATCGCTGCCAGCAGAAAGCAGTCTGCGGTTTCAGCAAGACAGAGAAAATAGAACTGTGCCATGCATTCATTGAGAGAAATCCTTCGGTCCATAGAAAAGAAGTTCTGCAGCATCTTGGGAGTGATGGCACAGGAGCAGCAGGAGTCCATCAGAGCCAGGTTGCCCAGAAAgatgtacatgggtgtgtggagaCGGCGTTCCATGTAGATCAAGAGTACCAGCCCGAGATTCCCCACCATGGTGATCAGATAGATGGTGGAGAACACCAGAAACAGCAGGGTCTTCAGGTCTGGCTGGTCTGTGAATCCCATGAGGATGAATTCATTTGTTACAGAGTTGTTCTCAGCCATCATCAGTTTCTCTGTTGACAAGTGAAAAGATGTAAGATTGCAACTGTGGCCTGACCGTTTCCCACTTTGCTTGTATAACACACAGAGGGATTTCGTCTTCAAACATTAGCTACTATCTTTGGAATGAAGCTCTTGTATTTTGCAGGGTTATTATTTTCCCTTAAAGCATTACCATCTTTGATCGAAAGTTGTGACTCTcttagcaaactgtctctgtcatcttctaatttggaaagctactaatctgcactcctggtatactcaggtaatcaattttattccttctcaagtctctgatggggttgaaaacatgatagtttagttttacaattaagcttagttgtttagaggttaagttgtttttaggtctagatagatgttttaaattgataataatatgatatgatatgatagatattgatttacgtcaAAATTTTAggtgcatcaagataggaaagatgtttttttccaaggctgtcaaatataaatagtcaaaaacactaagaatgtgacatttatataattcttgattgtgtcatggttcttcttgctataggtagtttattgtatatatgtgtgataatataactgtgtatataaaaaataaaaaatatttaataaaattaaaaaaaaataaagaatgctgTGACTCTCAAAGTTCATAGGAGCATTTGTTACTTCCAGGTATATACCTAAATTGGAAAAGGTTTACCTTTCTACAAACGTGTAaaggtataaaaaaataaattgctcAGATTTGGTTCAGTGTCCTcacataatttgttttattttttgatagttCTCTCAGTCTTATCCCAAGTTTTAAATCAGTTGTCCTCCAAATTTTGTAAACTATTTAAAATTCTCCCAGGTGAAGGATATTTAGAAAAAAGTGTGAGAGACATGTTGTTTATATATTAGAGATTGCAGAAAGATTACTAATGACAAATGAGGAGAAATTCATGTTTAATGAAATCACCTTGGGAtgttgaagaaataaattttcaTAGATTATTGTCTCTCatttatctccccccccccatgtcacAAAGACTTTCATAAATATTGACTTTTTCTGTGgcattattcatatttatttaaaaaattgattagggattttccatatatttaaatttttactattttttaatagatattttatatgtgaaaCTGTTTAACAAAAATTTAACTCAATTTCCTAGACCACACCAGTGTTGTATACCGAATAGTGGGACATTACATCTTTAAGCAACAAAATATACAATTAATTCTGAGTAACTGCATAAttcatgttgttttatttttcttaggtgTATCTCAATAATTTTTTAACTACTTAAAGCATTTTCAGGCTTCTTGTCTCAGACTTCTGAAGAATATATAATACGTGATGATGTAAAAGAAGAGATAATTCCGTCCCCATCTCCTTTCAATGACTTTGACCAGCTGATCTGATTTTCTATATCCTAGGAATGAATTTAAGTCAACGCTTTCCTTTGCTCATAGAATTATTACCTTTAAGAAGAGTCTTGATGAAGCTCTTTTCTTGAAGCCATCTACCACATCTGGGTCTTACAATCAAGGAACTGGAAAGAGcttgggagagggaaaaaatgagcaaaatatttgtacggaaaaaatttcaaaaaagagagagattaatTTAATAAAGAGGAAGAGTCTAAGAGGACAATGTTCAAAATATATTCCCTTATGAAATGAATCTTTCCTTACCTATTCTACGGCTTCTTCAGACTGTTGTGATTGTCTAAATTACAGTATAGtagataataaaatttaatgacTAAGTTTGCTC encodes:
- the LOC127192777 gene encoding olfactory receptor 5K3-like, translating into MMAENNSVTNEFILMGFTDQPDLKTLLFLVFSTIYLITMVGNLGLVLLIYMERRLHTPMYIFLGNLALMDSCCSCAITPKMLQNFFSMDRRISLNECMAQFYFLCLAETADCFLLAAMAYDRYVAICNPLQYHTMMSKKLCLQMTTGAYIAGNLHSMIHIGFLFRLTFCRSHVIKHFFCDVLPLYRLSCVDPYLNELMILIFSGSIQTFTITIVLISYLYILFTIFTMKSKEGRSKALATCASHFLSVSIFYGSLLYMYIRPSSVNEEYKDVPVAIFYTLVIPLLNPFIYSLRNKEVIHVMKRTMKRQL